The Anopheles stephensi strain Indian unplaced genomic scaffold, UCI_ANSTEP_V1.0 ucontig367, whole genome shotgun sequence genome has a segment encoding these proteins:
- the LOC118516631 gene encoding uncharacterized protein LOC118516631, whose protein sequence is MAKTVIDEEFLISLVQERRFLWDLRDRMYKNRAVTNKAWNEIGAELNVEAAHETEEYLEEELMTEENQYNQPQDYGKAADAEKHTSSSQPSGSRPKRASDAVLLENLLLMEKERHEMAKQQKTGNYYAMMSLVTLMDKLEIEDQIEVRDEILRFGHRVLKEKFSNYKDNC, encoded by the exons ATGGCAAAAACTGTAATTGACGAAGAATTTTTGATCTCTTTAGTGCAAGAACGGCGCTTTCTTTGGGATCTGCGCGATCGCATGTATAAGAATAGAGCGGTGACAAATAAAGCGTGGAATGAGATAGGAGCGGAGCTTAATGTTGAAG CCGCACATGAAACCGAAGAGTACCTCGAGGAAGAACTCATGACGGAGGAGAACCAATATAACCAGCCGCAGGATTATGGAAAGGCAGCAGACGCAGAAAAGCATACATCAAGTAGCCAACCATCAGGCAGCAGGCCAAAACGCGCTTCTGATGCTGTGTTACTAGAAAATCTGTTGCTcatggaaaaggaaaggcacgAGATGGCGAAACAACAAAAGACTGGCAACTATTACGCGATGATGAGTTTGGTTACGTTAATGGACAAATTAGAGATAGAGGATCAAATTGAAGTACGCGACGAAATTTTGCGTTTTGGGCACCGCGTGCTAAAAGAGAAATTTAGTAATTATAAGGATAATTGTTAA